The Dendrosporobacter quercicolus genome window below encodes:
- a CDS encoding TonB-dependent receptor gives MYKKTYPGMLRLLVVSLITGMGASAAAADIRLQDSHIQPDYVEVERLKSTKEVIVITKETITGKGYKNMGEILNDVPGISVGLTGWGDIDIRGQGSEQAQRNIQVMLDGAPITTLTSHPFMNDYNYIPVDNIEKIEIIPGGGSVMYGSGAAGGIINITTNLKRLNKTENSASFMWGQNEKNGALNLGDKVNEKLSYQLSYTKSDKDLYFVDTYRNSEYWAGALAYQIDPAQRLSFRYSHVQDEGQFIASLQKRNFDKYGKDYVPSGKWITVGIENGEKVRRWVSGYLDAEREMDMYSLNYARNFSRDTRLSADVFYNDGYFKNNSQGDKTMDHSTRGVKLKLDHAYGPDRQHSVLFGLDYYTQEAELAYDDYTGGYGGKPLTIHPLHFFYDKKVRAFYTSNKLTYGKWSFVQGVRREFTDWGYDKEAASSSGQDTRKTKDAAVELAAAYQYNDIGSVYARYEKGFTHPDGIQMADDFGDEIKPSSVTDEKFDLYEIGLRDKIGISTVNLAVFYSETDNQIDRFLHLPPGGGLIRRSLNLYDTKRHGADLSIRQKVNKWTFTEGYSYLKGKSDYNEFGRQFMNEAQKNLTNWTRQSLKAVPKHKFVLKAQYDPNEKVSLAAQYKYVGRYNNFTEDENAAGNQIGSHKIVDFDVTYKITPQVTLYTGVKNAFNEKYASYLTENSGGYYSLLPGDERMYYVMTSYKF, from the coding sequence ATGTATAAGAAAACTTATCCCGGCATGTTGCGGCTGCTGGTTGTATCCTTAATTACAGGCATGGGAGCATCAGCGGCGGCTGCTGATATTCGTCTGCAGGACTCTCATATCCAGCCGGATTATGTAGAGGTGGAACGTTTAAAGTCTACCAAGGAAGTTATCGTGATAACCAAGGAGACGATTACCGGCAAAGGATATAAGAACATGGGCGAGATACTGAACGACGTTCCCGGCATCTCCGTCGGGTTAACCGGCTGGGGCGACATCGATATTCGGGGGCAGGGCTCGGAACAAGCGCAGCGCAATATTCAGGTGATGTTGGACGGCGCGCCGATTACAACGTTGACCAGCCATCCGTTTATGAACGATTACAACTATATCCCGGTGGATAATATCGAAAAGATTGAAATTATTCCCGGCGGCGGTTCCGTGATGTATGGTTCCGGGGCTGCCGGAGGCATCATCAATATTACAACCAATCTGAAACGGTTAAACAAGACTGAAAACTCAGCGAGCTTTATGTGGGGGCAAAATGAAAAGAATGGCGCGTTGAATTTGGGCGACAAAGTCAACGAGAAATTAAGCTATCAATTGTCGTATACAAAATCGGACAAGGATTTGTATTTCGTTGACACCTACCGTAACAGCGAATACTGGGCCGGGGCGCTGGCTTATCAGATTGATCCGGCGCAGCGACTGTCTTTCCGCTACAGTCACGTACAGGATGAAGGCCAGTTTATCGCCAGCCTGCAAAAAAGAAACTTTGACAAGTATGGCAAGGATTATGTACCGTCAGGCAAGTGGATAACTGTGGGAATAGAAAATGGCGAAAAGGTCAGACGGTGGGTTTCGGGTTATTTAGACGCCGAGCGGGAAATGGACATGTACAGTTTGAATTATGCCAGAAATTTCTCCCGGGATACCCGTTTGTCAGCTGATGTATTCTATAATGACGGCTATTTTAAGAATAACAGCCAGGGTGATAAAACCATGGATCACTCTACCCGGGGCGTAAAATTAAAACTGGATCATGCTTATGGTCCGGACAGGCAGCATTCTGTCTTATTCGGCCTGGATTATTACACGCAAGAAGCCGAGCTTGCCTATGACGATTATACCGGCGGTTATGGGGGAAAGCCGCTGACCATACATCCATTGCACTTTTTTTATGATAAAAAAGTCCGGGCTTTCTATACCTCCAATAAACTAACCTACGGAAAATGGTCTTTTGTACAGGGAGTACGCCGTGAATTTACCGACTGGGGGTATGATAAAGAAGCCGCCAGCAGTTCCGGCCAGGACACGCGCAAAACCAAAGACGCAGCGGTTGAGCTGGCCGCTGCTTATCAATATAACGATATTGGCAGTGTATACGCCCGTTATGAAAAAGGGTTTACGCATCCTGACGGTATTCAAATGGCGGACGATTTTGGCGACGAGATAAAGCCATCCAGTGTTACTGATGAAAAATTCGACCTATATGAAATCGGGCTGCGTGATAAAATCGGTATTTCCACGGTCAATCTCGCCGTGTTCTATTCCGAAACGGACAACCAAATTGACCGCTTTTTGCATTTGCCGCCAGGAGGCGGTCTCATCCGCCGGTCGCTGAACCTGTATGATACCAAACGGCATGGCGCTGATTTGAGTATTCGCCAGAAGGTCAATAAGTGGACGTTTACGGAAGGCTATTCTTATTTGAAAGGTAAAAGCGATTACAATGAATTCGGCCGTCAATTTATGAATGAAGCCCAGAAGAACCTGACCAACTGGACCAGGCAGTCCCTTAAAGCCGTTCCCAAACACAAATTTGTGCTGAAGGCGCAATACGACCCCAATGAGAAAGTGAGTTTGGCGGCGCAGTACAAATATGTGGGCAGGTATAATAATTTTACTGAGGATGAAAATGCAGCAGGCAATCAGATCGGATCTCATAAAATTGTGGATTTTGACGTGACCTATAAGATTACGCCACAAGTTACGCTTTATACCGGGGTCAAGAACGCATTTAATGAAAAATACGCGTCATATCTTACCGAGAATTCAGGCGGCTATTACAGCTTGCTGCCTGGCGACGAACGGATGTATTATGTAATGACTTCGTACAAATTTTAA
- a CDS encoding ABC transporter substrate-binding protein, whose product MMAGYENVKELKGTLPSIRCNYCNRLLYRGVVQAIEIKCPKCAAVQSIKGCRSIKPGGNIAADSVCLPKKAGGNAPVRVVTDGAGRVVAIPERPQRVIALNASNISLYYAAGGHVVGRVATNMLDPDIAEQVCNIPTVGFPFCPDREKIIDMRPDLVLGIHAPMHHSLVISLEKAGIAVLLQVLERYDDVLKTFRLYGELSGNPEQAGREIESIEEKRRGLVRRHWRSSSPKVLILWEADERLYTACSNSFIGDLVKRLGGVNVADMAAPIEDLANYTPFRLAAVEDFQPDLVLVIRHRLEFVTSILSGDKPVSESAVLRQLEEMCSGRVYILPYRLFAVNPGPQLGEALAVLDGLLYGTGGM is encoded by the coding sequence ATGATGGCTGGTTATGAGAATGTAAAGGAATTGAAGGGAACGCTGCCGTCAATCCGTTGCAATTATTGCAATCGCCTTCTGTACCGGGGGGTTGTCCAGGCCATTGAGATCAAATGTCCAAAATGCGCGGCTGTCCAGTCCATTAAAGGCTGCCGGTCGATAAAACCCGGCGGGAACATTGCGGCGGATTCCGTTTGTCTGCCGAAAAAGGCGGGCGGCAATGCGCCCGTGCGGGTGGTCACCGACGGCGCCGGCCGGGTGGTGGCTATACCGGAGCGTCCGCAGCGGGTGATTGCCCTGAATGCGTCTAATATCAGCCTCTATTATGCCGCCGGGGGACATGTGGTCGGCCGGGTAGCCACGAACATGCTGGATCCTGACATTGCTGAACAAGTCTGCAATATTCCCACAGTCGGTTTTCCTTTCTGCCCGGATAGAGAAAAAATCATTGATATGAGGCCTGATTTAGTGCTGGGGATCCATGCGCCGATGCACCATTCGCTGGTTATTTCCCTGGAGAAAGCCGGTATTGCTGTGCTGCTGCAGGTTCTGGAACGCTATGACGATGTATTAAAGACCTTTAGGCTGTATGGCGAATTGAGCGGCAATCCGGAACAAGCTGGTCGGGAAATTGAAAGCATTGAGGAGAAACGGCGCGGGCTTGTACGGCGGCATTGGCGGAGCTCCTCACCGAAAGTACTGATTTTGTGGGAAGCCGACGAACGGCTTTATACGGCTTGTTCCAATAGTTTTATCGGTGATTTGGTCAAACGTCTGGGCGGCGTCAATGTAGCCGATATGGCGGCGCCCATTGAAGACCTGGCAAACTATACCCCGTTTCGATTGGCGGCGGTTGAGGATTTCCAGCCGGATCTCGTTCTGGTCATCCGGCACCGGTTGGAGTTCGTTACCTCAATTTTAAGCGGCGACAAACCGGTATCCGAGAGTGCCGTCCTGCGGCAGCTGGAAGAGATGTGTTCCGGCAGGGTGTATATATTGCCGTACCGTTTATTTGCCGTCAATCCGGGACCACAGCTAGGAGAAGCGCTGGCAGTGCTGGACGGACTGCTTTACGGAACCGGCGGAATGTGA
- a CDS encoding energy transducer TonB yields MVLTSVELVRDEQQTAAGSGAWAAGNVMAQAHKHSGPAKAIEQPMPARENQRTNRSGPAPVPVASTQIEPAQAASLDGAGTKAENGLSGKSGQSGSSEGGESPFAGGNFSRNADGSYTALNANGIHYTILRQIEPVYPAEARSVSYGKTVVVSARFVVGLDGEVEAIEIINNTPDLGFKEATREALRQWRFAPIYLYGANIKCTFIKDFYFSPK; encoded by the coding sequence TTGGTCCTTACCAGTGTTGAACTGGTGCGGGACGAACAACAGACGGCAGCCGGAAGCGGCGCTTGGGCGGCGGGAAACGTAATGGCGCAAGCGCATAAACACAGCGGGCCGGCAAAGGCGATAGAACAACCGATGCCTGCCCGGGAAAACCAACGAACCAATAGGAGCGGCCCGGCTCCGGTGCCAGTGGCTTCTACCCAAATCGAACCTGCCCAGGCAGCTTCCTTAGACGGGGCGGGGACAAAAGCGGAAAATGGTCTGTCAGGCAAATCCGGCCAAAGCGGGAGCAGCGAAGGCGGAGAATCGCCTTTTGCCGGCGGAAATTTCAGCCGCAATGCGGATGGCAGCTATACGGCGTTAAACGCCAATGGCATTCATTACACAATACTGAGACAAATTGAGCCGGTTTATCCGGCGGAAGCACGCTCTGTCAGCTATGGCAAAACTGTAGTGGTGAGCGCCCGGTTTGTCGTAGGACTGGACGGAGAGGTTGAAGCGATAGAAATTATCAACAATACGCCTGATTTAGGCTTCAAGGAAGCTACGAGAGAGGCTTTAAGGCAATGGCGGTTTGCCCCTATTTATTTGTATGGAGCCAATATCAAATGTACCTTTA